The window TGAGTGTTCTGATTCAAAATAACCGTTTTAATGGGTTAAAAGAGATTAAGGAATCGTTTGATGATCTTTTGGACAGCATGCATAATCGTATGGATGTAGTAGTTTATAGTCAAAAGAAATTAACTAAAAAACGTTTAGAAACATTAAAACTAAGATGGGTTTGGATTATTTTCTTAATAGGGTTAATCCTAAGGTATCTAGAGTGGGAATACGTATTTAATATTTCGCATTATGTGATTAACACATTAATTTTTATCCCTGCAATTGTTGGTTTATTGCCTGATAAATTATTAGAAGATTAAAAAAACAAATAAATTCCAATAAAAACCCCAAATGATCTGTATAGTAAGTGAGAAATAATACTATGAATCAAGTAGTTAAAAATTTACGTATAC is drawn from Methanocalculus natronophilus and contains these coding sequences:
- the atpH gene encoding ATP synthase F1 subunit delta, producing the protein MSAISDQYAIALFEVSKEEDNLDAISNAYESFLEAIDKESMDFFLHPGIDKATKIEIIQKTDGPKTLKNFLSVLIQNNRFNGLKEIKESFDDLLDSMHNRMDVVVYSQKKLTKKRLETLKLRWVWIIFLIGLILRYLEWEYVFNISHYVINTLIFIPAIVGLLPDKLLED